A section of the Actinomycetota bacterium genome encodes:
- a CDS encoding DUF916 domain-containing protein codes for MAGWSSRSSTSRPSRGRPVGHPTRGRRRRIARRGLITGALVAFLVGTLPAWAGETDTFRFEPTPLEVDGEIRRTFDAAIPPGTAVRDAVALTNKTDETRTFRVFAADAREDPDTGRTGVASFGAEPTGVGAWISMDGGNSREVTLPGQQRLEIPFEIARPADATVGGLGALVAEEVAQGEGSGIEVSFRVAILVDARGDPGSEPGLRISELELHAPLQLLPRNATIRASVRNETSRPTSVEVVFTVEALLGSTWELPAGSFDLEPGQAASIETPWVTVPETGALVEVSADATWRGGTIVERTGRTVIMPLWLPLGLILLTGWLLVREVRRREQEPLTETSEAAPST; via the coding sequence GTGGCAGGCTGGAGTTCACGCTCATCGACAAGTAGGCCGAGCAGAGGACGCCCCGTAGGTCATCCGACGAGGGGAAGACGGCGACGGATCGCGCGACGAGGCCTCATCACCGGGGCCCTCGTCGCGTTCCTCGTCGGCACGCTCCCGGCCTGGGCAGGCGAGACCGACACGTTCCGGTTCGAGCCGACCCCGCTCGAGGTCGACGGTGAGATCCGCCGCACGTTCGACGCGGCGATCCCACCCGGAACCGCGGTCCGGGACGCGGTCGCGCTCACGAACAAGACCGACGAGACCCGCACGTTCCGGGTCTTCGCGGCCGACGCGCGCGAGGATCCCGACACGGGCCGCACCGGCGTCGCCAGCTTCGGCGCCGAACCCACGGGCGTCGGTGCATGGATCTCGATGGACGGAGGGAACAGCCGCGAGGTGACGTTGCCAGGTCAGCAGCGCCTCGAGATCCCGTTCGAGATCGCTCGGCCGGCCGACGCCACGGTTGGGGGCCTCGGGGCGCTCGTCGCCGAGGAGGTCGCCCAGGGCGAAGGCTCAGGCATCGAGGTGTCGTTCCGGGTTGCGATCCTCGTCGATGCTCGGGGTGACCCGGGCAGCGAGCCCGGCCTTCGCATCAGTGAGCTCGAACTCCACGCCCCGTTGCAGTTGCTGCCGCGCAACGCCACGATCCGGGCGTCCGTCCGCAACGAGACGTCGCGCCCGACCAGCGTCGAGGTCGTGTTCACGGTCGAGGCCCTGTTGGGCAGCACCTGGGAGCTGCCAGCCGGATCGTTCGACCTCGAACCGGGCCAGGCGGCGAGCATCGAGACCCCGTGGGTGACCGTGCCGGAGACGGGCGCCCTCGTCGAGGTCAGCGCCGACGCGACCTGGCGTGGCGGGACGATCGTGGAACGCACCGGCCGGACGGTGATCATGCCGCTGTGGCTGCCACTCGGGCTGATCCTGCTGACCGGATGGCTGCTGGTGCGGGAGGTCCGGCGGCGGGAGCAGGAGCCGCTGACGGAGACCTCGGAGGCCGCCCCGTCTACGTGA
- a CDS encoding M23 family metallopeptidase gives MPDPTPDIRAWTDTAGSWTAPPALRHRRLSLRIVGAGLGILALGAFTAPAPEGRVLAAAAEEIAARQWSGVSWGPDLELHRERAAVTRRLETARRGAKAGQAAAKGEAGEAGSAAQSRKAAPPPVFAVVHGQELLLPARKAIIVGFHEASYPVAFPMAPVGNLLVDDNVGKFNVVPAVAVPAAAPNYVIMSSRGRPHAATSAVDIVPADGEPVLSPVTGTVVRAEAYDLYGKYPDNRVEIVPDGRPDLTVTMLHVWKLRVKPGERVIAGESAIAKAATKFPFNSHVDVYAGGHPPHVHIEAKINR, from the coding sequence ATGCCGGACCCGACGCCGGACATACGCGCCTGGACCGACACCGCTGGTTCCTGGACCGCCCCGCCGGCACTGCGCCACCGCCGTCTGTCCCTCCGTATCGTGGGTGCCGGTCTGGGGATACTGGCGCTCGGGGCGTTCACGGCTCCGGCCCCGGAGGGACGCGTGCTCGCAGCCGCCGCCGAGGAGATCGCGGCGAGGCAGTGGTCCGGTGTCTCCTGGGGACCAGACCTGGAGCTGCACCGCGAGCGTGCCGCCGTGACACGACGGCTCGAGACCGCGCGACGCGGGGCGAAAGCCGGTCAGGCGGCGGCGAAGGGAGAGGCCGGCGAGGCGGGTTCGGCTGCCCAGTCCCGGAAGGCCGCCCCGCCGCCGGTGTTCGCGGTCGTCCACGGGCAGGAACTGCTGTTGCCCGCTCGGAAGGCGATCATCGTCGGTTTCCACGAGGCGTCGTACCCCGTGGCGTTCCCTATGGCTCCGGTCGGCAACCTGCTGGTCGACGACAACGTCGGCAAGTTCAACGTGGTCCCCGCTGTCGCGGTGCCGGCCGCTGCCCCCAACTACGTGATCATGTCCAGCCGAGGTCGGCCACACGCCGCGACCTCGGCGGTCGACATCGTCCCCGCCGACGGGGAGCCGGTCCTGTCCCCCGTCACGGGGACGGTGGTGCGGGCCGAGGCGTACGACCTGTACGGCAAGTACCCCGACAACCGCGTCGAGATCGTCCCCGACGGGCGCCCCGACCTGACCGTCACGATGCTGCACGTCTGGAAGCTGCGCGTGAAGCCGGGGGAGCGGGTGATCGCGGGCGAGTCGGCCATCGCGAAGGCCGCCACCAAGTTCCCGTTCAACTCACACGTCGACGTCTACGCGGGCGGGCACCCGCCTCACGTGCACATCGAGGCCAAGATCAACCGCTGA
- a CDS encoding citrate synthase (catalyzes the formation of citrate from acetyl-CoA and oxaloacetate), with the protein MAGGLEGVVAAQTSLSWIDGQRGMLVYRGYAIDDLARHATFEEICHLLLEGTLPTEAELEATRKRLGQNAELDDNVLQVLRILPPDTVPMEALRTGVSALPAGEGVPTYDADDLASSRDHAYRIIAKIPSLIGAFHRMRSGDEPITPDPSASVASNLLHGLLGTQPDEDAVAAMDCALVLHAEHTLNASTFAARITAATLSDIYSAIVSAIGTLRGPLHGGANEKVAELLDSIDSVDAVEQVIDDKLSRKERIMGFGHRVYKTEDPRGPHLRDWAEKLATTAGREELFLKAKRVQEVVFDRKGLYINVDFYSAPLYTAMGIPRDLFTPLFAASRAAGWTAHVLEQQGNNRLIRPTSEYIGERQQNWMPLPQRG; encoded by the coding sequence ATGGCCGGTGGTCTGGAAGGCGTCGTCGCAGCTCAGACGTCGCTGTCGTGGATCGACGGTCAGCGCGGCATGCTCGTCTACCGCGGCTACGCCATCGACGACCTCGCCCGCCACGCGACCTTCGAGGAGATCTGCCACCTCCTCCTCGAAGGCACCCTGCCCACCGAGGCGGAACTCGAGGCGACCCGCAAGCGCCTCGGCCAGAACGCCGAACTCGATGACAACGTGCTGCAGGTCCTGCGGATCCTGCCCCCCGATACCGTGCCGATGGAGGCACTCCGGACCGGGGTCTCGGCGCTGCCAGCTGGCGAAGGTGTGCCGACCTACGACGCCGACGACCTCGCATCCTCTCGCGACCACGCCTACCGCATCATCGCCAAGATCCCGAGCCTCATCGGGGCCTTCCACCGCATGCGCAGCGGCGACGAGCCCATCACGCCGGATCCCAGCGCGAGCGTGGCGAGCAACCTCCTCCACGGCCTGCTCGGCACACAGCCCGACGAGGACGCCGTGGCGGCCATGGACTGCGCGCTGGTCCTGCACGCCGAGCACACCCTCAACGCCTCCACGTTCGCGGCACGGATCACGGCGGCGACGCTGTCGGACATCTACTCCGCCATCGTGTCCGCCATCGGGACCCTGCGCGGCCCCCTGCACGGGGGCGCCAACGAGAAGGTCGCCGAGCTACTCGACTCGATCGACTCGGTCGACGCGGTCGAGCAGGTCATCGACGACAAGCTCTCTCGCAAGGAGCGCATCATGGGCTTCGGTCACCGGGTCTACAAGACCGAGGATCCCCGCGGACCGCACCTGCGGGACTGGGCCGAGAAGCTCGCCACGACCGCAGGAAGAGAGGAGCTGTTCCTCAAGGCCAAGCGGGTCCAGGAGGTCGTGTTCGATCGCAAGGGTCTGTACATCAACGTCGATTTCTACTCGGCGCCGCTCTACACGGCGATGGGGATCCCGCGGGACCTGTTCACGCCGCTGTTCGCCGCCTCCCGGGCTGCCGGCTGGACCGCTCACGTGCTCGAGCAGCAGGGCAACAACCGCCTGATCCGTCCCACCTCCGAGTACATCGGCGAACGTCAGCAGAACTGGATGCCGCTCCCCCAGCGCGGCTGA
- a CDS encoding TIGR03767 family metallophosphoesterase, with product MTSPRKRPRRPLTRREFIARAATLSAAAWAVPLTGRAGREAWAQTRGMVFDPSGTTLERTITTVGGDGPYFPLTFGPGWPIEVRTELAEARSGREDRRVALAAFLHLTDYQLVDCQSPARVEFFDRTADQPTDFNPVSAAQRPQEAFVPHVVEALIRRAGDVVRGPVTGRQVSFAIATGDNLDNIQTNELRWYMTLHDGGEFTPNSGSADVVESVQTFAEPEFYDPHYYHPEPIDDPRGDVYKDVYGFPDFPGAIDAIRNPIQAVGLPMPWYTAYGNHDALVQGNVEPNPLFESIAIGPLKVLAPGGAPGDFWRGLQNQDPGVVTHALASGVVRPVAADSERAFIDARAYIRAHLDSPATPGPVGHGFTEDNLDAGTLYYIFEVVPGIRGITLDTTSPATSEGSITPEQMAWLEARLVEVHSRYYDAGGAVATTGNDDQLVVIFSHHRPASMPLPSFDASQPLAGGAALVELLQRFPNVVLWVNGHSHFNRIVVHPHDDPVRGFWDITTSAQIDPPQQARILEVTDNRDGTLSIFTTIIDHAGPPQTAVGPYDLLGLAAIGRELSYNDYQGSAAGAIGESTDRNTELLVVAPFALPAPDGGSGGDSGGGAPAPPPAPPLPTTGAGLGAAAFGAAVAGAFALRDRGRERG from the coding sequence GTGACCTCACCTCGGAAACGTCCACGTCGTCCGCTGACCCGGCGCGAGTTCATCGCCCGCGCGGCGACGTTGTCCGCGGCCGCGTGGGCCGTGCCACTGACGGGGCGTGCGGGGCGGGAGGCGTGGGCGCAGACACGCGGGATGGTCTTCGACCCATCCGGTACGACGCTCGAGCGCACCATCACCACCGTGGGCGGCGACGGCCCCTACTTCCCGCTGACCTTCGGGCCCGGGTGGCCGATCGAGGTGCGGACCGAGCTCGCCGAGGCGAGGTCGGGGCGTGAGGACCGACGCGTCGCGTTGGCCGCGTTCCTGCACCTCACCGACTACCAGCTCGTCGACTGCCAGAGCCCGGCTCGCGTGGAGTTCTTCGACCGGACCGCGGATCAGCCCACCGACTTCAACCCGGTGAGCGCCGCCCAGCGACCACAGGAGGCGTTCGTCCCCCACGTCGTCGAGGCACTGATCCGCCGCGCGGGTGACGTCGTTCGGGGTCCGGTGACGGGGCGCCAGGTGTCGTTCGCCATCGCGACCGGCGACAACCTCGACAACATCCAGACCAACGAACTGCGCTGGTACATGACCCTGCACGATGGTGGCGAGTTCACGCCCAACAGCGGCTCGGCCGACGTCGTCGAGTCCGTGCAGACCTTCGCCGAGCCGGAGTTCTACGACCCCCACTACTACCACCCCGAGCCGATCGACGACCCGCGGGGCGACGTGTACAAGGACGTCTACGGCTTCCCCGACTTCCCCGGCGCCATCGACGCGATCCGCAACCCGATCCAGGCGGTCGGCCTGCCGATGCCCTGGTACACGGCGTACGGCAACCACGACGCGCTCGTGCAGGGCAACGTCGAGCCCAACCCGCTGTTCGAGTCGATCGCGATCGGGCCGCTCAAGGTGCTGGCGCCGGGCGGGGCGCCGGGCGACTTCTGGCGCGGCTTGCAGAACCAGGATCCCGGCGTCGTGACGCACGCGCTGGCCTCGGGTGTCGTCCGCCCCGTCGCCGCGGACTCCGAGCGGGCGTTCATCGATGCGCGTGCGTACATCCGCGCCCACCTCGACTCCCCCGCGACGCCCGGCCCGGTCGGGCACGGCTTCACCGAGGACAACCTCGACGCCGGAACGCTCTACTACATCTTCGAGGTCGTCCCGGGCATCCGCGGCATCACGCTGGACACGACCAGTCCGGCGACCTCGGAGGGATCGATCACGCCGGAACAGATGGCGTGGCTCGAGGCACGCCTCGTCGAGGTCCACTCGCGCTACTACGACGCTGGCGGCGCGGTCGCGACGACCGGCAACGACGACCAACTCGTCGTGATCTTCAGCCACCACCGCCCCGCGTCGATGCCGCTTCCGAGCTTCGACGCGTCGCAGCCGTTGGCGGGTGGGGCGGCCCTCGTCGAGCTCCTCCAGCGCTTCCCCAACGTGGTCCTGTGGGTGAACGGCCACAGCCACTTCAACCGCATCGTCGTGCACCCGCACGACGATCCCGTGCGGGGCTTCTGGGACATCACGACTTCGGCCCAGATCGATCCCCCGCAGCAGGCACGCATCCTCGAGGTCACCGACAACCGTGACGGGACGCTTTCGATCTTCACCACCATCATCGACCACGCCGGGCCGCCGCAGACGGCCGTCGGGCCCTACGACCTGCTGGGCCTGGCCGCGATCGGTCGTGAGCTGTCGTACAACGACTACCAGGGCAGCGCCGCCGGAGCGATCGGTGAGTCCACTGACCGCAACACCGAGCTGCTCGTCGTCGCCCCGTTCGCGCTGCCTGCGCCAGATGGTGGCTCGGGTGGCGACAGCGGTGGCGGGGCGCCGGCACCCCCGCCCGCCCCGCCGTTGCCGACGACCGGAGCGGGGCTGGGAGCGGCGGCGTTCGGGGCGGCGGTCGCGGGTGCGTTCGCATTGCGGGACCGAGGTCGCGAGCGAGGTTGA
- a CDS encoding methylated-DNA--[protein]-cysteine S-methyltransferase gives MTTTQAIDARHHDLIAEAIRYAVGERYRLLREEQTDGPTPGGQTGNGSEPGGLSVADLSAHVHLSESHFRRVFRRWTGVPPRTFLRHLAATEARALLLRRTVLDASVDAGLSSPGRLHDLIVDVDGLTPGEARGGGGGATIAVGVHPTALGPIGVGVTERGVAALRFLDRVDRTSAESGSDEVLGASAQAAVRESWPQARVVWDPDASAEAADWIRGALGRSLRSSPPRLVVRGTNLQIKVWEALLRIPPGSVATYGDVARAVGRPEAVRAVASAIGANPIAVLIPCHRVLRTSGALAGYRWGPERKRALLALEG, from the coding sequence ATGACGACGACCCAGGCCATCGACGCACGCCACCACGACCTCATCGCCGAGGCGATCCGCTACGCGGTGGGCGAGCGGTACCGACTCCTCCGTGAGGAGCAAACCGATGGCCCGACGCCCGGCGGCCAGACCGGGAACGGCTCGGAGCCGGGGGGCCTGAGCGTGGCCGACCTCTCGGCGCACGTGCACCTCAGCGAGAGCCACTTCCGGCGAGTGTTCCGACGCTGGACGGGGGTGCCGCCTCGGACGTTCCTGCGTCACCTCGCCGCGACCGAGGCCCGCGCGCTGCTGCTGCGCCGGACCGTGCTCGACGCCAGCGTGGACGCGGGGCTGTCATCGCCGGGGCGGCTGCACGACCTGATCGTGGACGTCGATGGGCTGACTCCCGGCGAGGCGCGGGGCGGCGGGGGAGGGGCCACCATCGCGGTCGGCGTGCACCCCACCGCCCTCGGACCCATCGGGGTCGGTGTGACCGAGCGGGGCGTTGCGGCGCTGCGCTTCCTCGACCGGGTCGACCGCACTTCCGCGGAATCGGGCAGCGACGAGGTGCTCGGCGCTTCCGCGCAAGCGGCGGTGCGGGAGAGCTGGCCCCAGGCACGCGTGGTCTGGGACCCGGACGCTTCCGCGGAAGCGGCGGACTGGATCCGCGGGGCGCTGGGGCGCTCACTGCGGTCATCCCCGCCGCGTCTGGTCGTGCGTGGGACGAACCTGCAGATCAAGGTCTGGGAGGCGCTACTGCGCATCCCGCCCGGATCGGTCGCCACGTACGGTGACGTTGCTCGTGCGGTCGGTCGCCCAGAGGCCGTGCGCGCGGTCGCGTCGGCCATCGGCGCCAACCCCATCGCGGTGCTGATCCCGTGTCATCGGGTGCTCCGGACGAGCGGGGCGCTGGCTGGTTACCGCTGGGGCCCGGAGCGCAAACGTGCCCTCCTCGCCCTGGAAGGGTAG
- a CDS encoding aldehyde dehydrogenase family protein, whose protein sequence is MRGGPDVTVDVRAGRDIPDEVAEFLKNAGVLIIDGEERPASTGATFETRDPATEDVLAEIPRAGDEDVAAAVAAARGAHDEGRWRGLPPAKRGRILQKVSDTLAEKADTLAWVDTLDHGKPVGHAKAEILSASNCFRYFAGWVDKLYGETIPSNPGRFVYSLREPVGVCGQIIPWNFPLLMAAWKIAPALAFGNTVVLKPAEQTPLSAVWLIRLLHECGVPAGAVNLVQGIGEEAGAALVANPDVDKIAFTGSTEVGKQIMRVSADHLHKVTLELGGKSPFIVFDDVDVDTVAKRAAFAIFYNAGEVCTAGSRLVVHERIHDEVVSKVAGFAEGTKVGPGWAADTRMGPLVSAEHLDRVSSYVDVGRSEGAELVAGGARPDELDVGYFFQPTVFDRVAVDMRIAQEEVFGPILAIQTYDDEDEAVAVANSVPFGLASSIWTNDLGRAHRVAARIQAGTVWINTYGEFDDAVSFGGYKASGMGRELGKHAAEAYTQVKSVWVAT, encoded by the coding sequence ATCCGCGGAGGACCCGACGTGACCGTCGACGTACGAGCTGGCCGTGACATCCCCGATGAGGTGGCGGAGTTCCTCAAGAACGCCGGGGTGCTGATCATCGATGGTGAGGAGCGCCCCGCATCTACCGGGGCCACCTTCGAGACCCGCGACCCCGCGACGGAGGACGTCCTCGCCGAGATCCCGCGCGCCGGCGATGAGGACGTCGCCGCAGCCGTCGCGGCGGCACGCGGGGCGCACGACGAGGGTCGGTGGCGCGGTCTGCCGCCTGCGAAGCGAGGGCGGATCCTGCAGAAGGTGTCCGACACGCTGGCCGAGAAGGCGGACACGCTGGCCTGGGTCGACACGCTCGACCACGGCAAGCCGGTGGGTCACGCCAAGGCTGAGATCCTGTCCGCGTCGAACTGCTTCCGCTACTTCGCTGGATGGGTCGACAAGCTCTACGGCGAGACCATCCCCTCGAACCCGGGGCGCTTCGTCTACTCGCTGCGCGAGCCGGTCGGCGTCTGTGGCCAGATCATCCCGTGGAACTTCCCACTGCTCATGGCTGCGTGGAAGATCGCCCCGGCGCTGGCGTTCGGGAACACGGTCGTGCTCAAGCCCGCGGAACAGACGCCGCTATCGGCGGTGTGGCTCATCCGGCTGCTCCACGAGTGCGGGGTTCCGGCGGGCGCCGTCAACCTCGTCCAGGGCATCGGCGAGGAGGCTGGCGCGGCACTCGTCGCGAACCCCGACGTCGACAAGATCGCGTTCACCGGGTCGACCGAGGTCGGCAAGCAGATCATGCGCGTGTCGGCGGACCACCTCCACAAGGTCACGCTCGAGCTCGGCGGCAAGTCGCCGTTCATCGTCTTCGACGACGTCGACGTGGACACGGTCGCCAAGCGCGCCGCGTTCGCGATCTTCTACAACGCCGGCGAGGTCTGCACCGCCGGGTCGCGGCTGGTCGTCCACGAGCGCATCCACGACGAGGTCGTGTCGAAGGTGGCGGGGTTCGCTGAAGGGACCAAGGTGGGTCCCGGCTGGGCGGCGGACACACGCATGGGACCGCTCGTCTCCGCCGAGCACCTCGACCGCGTGTCTTCGTACGTCGATGTGGGTCGGTCGGAGGGTGCCGAACTCGTGGCCGGCGGGGCGCGCCCTGACGAGCTCGACGTGGGCTACTTCTTCCAGCCGACCGTTTTCGACCGCGTCGCGGTCGACATGCGCATCGCCCAGGAGGAGGTCTTCGGCCCGATCCTGGCCATCCAGACCTACGACGACGAGGACGAGGCGGTCGCGGTCGCGAACTCGGTCCCGTTCGGGTTGGCGTCGTCGATCTGGACCAACGACCTCGGCCGCGCCCACCGCGTCGCCGCCCGCATCCAGGCGGGCACGGTGTGGATCAACACCTACGGCGAGTTCGACGACGCGGTCAGCTTCGGTGGCTACAAGGCGTCCGGCATGGGGCGCGAGCTCGGCAAGCACGCCGCCGAGGCCTACACGCAGGTCAAGTCCGTGTGGGTCGCCACGTGA
- the rsgA gene encoding ribosome small subunit-dependent GTPase A: MSRIDIDALEEEWDEDGGVRGPRRRISRTAREKLARLEIGRVTMVDRGRVTVLLGEREVQARFGGTMRGEKVAVGDRVRVKPARRVSDTPRVVERLDRDTVLARSADDTIDEERVIVANVDEVVVVIAADHLDAGRGFADRVLVAAEAGGLDAAVCVNKIDLVGSGVESEVEAVEDRYGRAGYPVLRTSALTGEGVEALQERLAHRWTAFTGHSGVGKSSLFNRLVPHALHEVGELGRYGGRHTTARVRALRVPGVPGAWAVDTPGVRSFGLAAVPPEELADLFPELRDLDCELDACLHAGDPGCALAEAPDAVPGDRLEAYRRLLAALQNPTSET, translated from the coding sequence TTGAGCCGCATCGATATCGACGCGCTCGAGGAGGAGTGGGACGAGGACGGGGGCGTCCGGGGGCCGCGTCGTCGGATCAGCCGGACGGCTCGCGAGAAGCTCGCTCGCCTCGAGATCGGACGCGTCACGATGGTGGATCGGGGGCGGGTGACGGTCCTGCTCGGCGAGCGCGAGGTGCAGGCACGTTTCGGCGGGACCATGCGGGGCGAGAAGGTGGCCGTAGGCGACCGCGTCCGCGTCAAACCCGCACGGCGGGTCAGCGACACGCCCCGCGTCGTCGAGCGCCTCGACCGTGACACGGTGCTCGCTCGCAGCGCCGACGACACCATCGACGAGGAGCGTGTCATCGTCGCGAACGTCGACGAGGTCGTGGTCGTGATAGCCGCCGACCACCTCGATGCCGGTCGCGGTTTCGCCGACCGGGTGCTCGTCGCGGCCGAGGCCGGGGGACTCGACGCTGCCGTGTGCGTGAACAAGATCGACCTCGTCGGCTCCGGTGTGGAGTCCGAGGTCGAGGCGGTGGAGGACCGCTACGGGCGGGCGGGCTACCCCGTCCTGCGGACGAGCGCGCTGACGGGGGAAGGTGTGGAAGCCCTCCAGGAGCGGCTGGCGCACCGCTGGACCGCGTTCACGGGCCACTCCGGGGTCGGCAAGTCGTCGCTGTTCAACCGTTTGGTCCCGCACGCGCTTCACGAGGTCGGCGAGCTCGGCCGGTACGGTGGTCGCCACACGACCGCGCGTGTACGGGCGCTGCGGGTGCCCGGGGTCCCTGGTGCGTGGGCGGTGGACACACCGGGAGTGCGCTCGTTCGGGCTGGCGGCGGTGCCTCCCGAGGAGCTGGCGGACCTCTTCCCCGAGCTGCGTGACCTCGACTGCGAGCTCGACGCCTGCCTCCACGCCGGTGACCCGGGCTGCGCGCTGGCGGAGGCCCCGGATGCGGTGCCGGGCGACCGACTCGAGGCGTACCGGCGCCTGCTGGCCGCCCTGCAGAACCCCACCTCGGAGACGTGA
- a CDS encoding TldD/PmbA family protein — protein sequence MDPAGADLAATAIEAALSAGATYADARFTHERGQHIGVRDEHVESVDHDESRGLGVRALVGSSWGFAAAADPTEVQAGEIGARAAAVAAASARVPGPPLHLADVQVHQAHYQTPVVEAPFDVSVTDKAELLIAATAAMRAAAAIEVARASVRSWDTRGWFVSSQGHRISQHLVRTGGGMDAITADEEQSQRRSYPQSFGQYEAGGFEVIRSFDLVANAPRLAEEAEALLTAPLCPSGETDVILEGSQLALQIHESVGHAIELDRILGWEAAFAGTSFLDLDQLGSLRYGSPLMNIVADSTLPGALATYGFDDEGTPAQRVRIVDEGTWVGALTGRDSAHLAGVAPGGMVRAESWNRLPIVRMTNVGLLPGDSSLEEIVADTDDGILMATNRSWSIDDRRLNFQFGCEIGWEIKNGRRGRMLRNPTYTGITPTFWAGLDRLAGEPEWRAWGVPNCGKGQPMQTMWTGHMASPARFHNVRVGVGA from the coding sequence ATGGATCCAGCCGGCGCCGACCTCGCGGCGACCGCGATCGAGGCCGCTCTGTCTGCCGGTGCCACGTACGCGGATGCGCGGTTCACTCACGAACGAGGCCAGCACATCGGCGTTCGGGACGAGCACGTCGAGTCGGTCGATCACGACGAGAGCCGCGGCCTCGGCGTCCGCGCGCTGGTCGGGTCGTCGTGGGGGTTCGCCGCAGCGGCCGATCCCACCGAGGTGCAGGCCGGCGAGATCGGTGCCCGCGCGGCCGCAGTGGCGGCCGCCAGTGCACGGGTCCCGGGACCGCCTCTGCACCTAGCCGACGTCCAGGTCCACCAGGCGCACTACCAGACCCCGGTCGTCGAGGCCCCGTTCGACGTCAGCGTCACCGACAAGGCCGAGCTACTGATCGCCGCCACGGCCGCGATGCGAGCGGCTGCCGCGATCGAGGTCGCACGTGCCTCGGTGCGATCGTGGGACACCCGCGGTTGGTTCGTCTCGAGCCAGGGCCACCGCATCAGCCAGCACCTCGTCCGGACCGGCGGTGGCATGGACGCGATCACGGCCGACGAGGAGCAGAGCCAGCGGCGTAGCTACCCGCAGTCGTTCGGGCAGTACGAGGCCGGCGGGTTCGAGGTGATCCGGAGCTTCGACCTCGTCGCCAACGCGCCCCGATTGGCTGAGGAGGCTGAGGCGCTGCTCACGGCGCCGTTGTGTCCAAGTGGCGAGACCGACGTCATCCTCGAGGGCAGCCAACTCGCGCTCCAGATCCACGAGTCGGTCGGCCACGCCATCGAGCTCGACCGCATCCTCGGCTGGGAGGCCGCGTTCGCGGGCACGTCCTTCCTCGACCTCGACCAGCTCGGCAGCCTGCGCTACGGATCGCCGCTCATGAACATCGTGGCCGACTCCACCCTGCCCGGCGCGCTCGCGACCTACGGGTTCGACGACGAGGGGACGCCGGCACAGCGTGTGCGGATCGTCGACGAGGGGACGTGGGTCGGGGCGCTGACCGGCCGGGACAGCGCCCACCTGGCGGGAGTCGCACCGGGCGGCATGGTCCGTGCCGAGTCGTGGAACCGGCTGCCCATCGTGCGCATGACCAACGTCGGGCTGCTCCCCGGTGACAGCAGCCTCGAGGAGATCGTCGCGGACACCGACGACGGGATCCTGATGGCGACCAACCGCTCCTGGTCGATCGACGACCGGCGCCTCAACTTCCAGTTCGGCTGCGAGATCGGCTGGGAGATCAAGAACGGTCGCCGCGGACGCATGCTGCGCAACCCGACCTACACCGGCATCACCCCGACCTTCTGGGCCGGGCTCGACCGGTTGGCGGGCGAGCCCGAGTGGCGAGCGTGGGGCGTGCCCAACTGCGGAAAGGGCCAGCCGATGCAGACCATGTGGACCGGCCACATGGCCTCGCCGGCGCGCTTCCACAACGTGCGTGTGGGGGTGGGCGCGTGA